The Raphanus sativus cultivar WK10039 chromosome 2, ASM80110v3, whole genome shotgun sequence genome includes a region encoding these proteins:
- the LOC108840311 gene encoding polyadenylate-binding protein, cytoplasmic and nuclear isoform X1 codes for MADKANLLGKRKAEYGLKTEPLLRRHKEKETRQGLDDSTLKGTAGELSETKADESNLISEKEEETVEERLDEIPEEFSKILFVANLSRQTETSDIIDFFKDVGQVVRVRLPQLARGKHVGYGFVEFASSNEAKMALEKKNRESLHNNKIILDEAPDFVEEAAVPVKTLFIASLSRHSTKISDIIDFFKDVGQVVRVRLDINERDKFLCCGYVEFASANQANKALQNKNGEYLHDRKIILADRSGASFLPPKFCVDHKVWFEEEDFLQEESLPLDSIQDVAAMEERPDETPHSANKDVLLIANLSPQTTKTEHIIRFFEDVGSVVSVRLIVDHECKHVGYGFVEFASSYQAEKALKELNGEYLHDHKILLMRGLDDETPHSLEEAATVRNKTLFVSGLSRRTKISEIINFFKDVGEVVHVRLIVDRWGNLQGKGFVEFASANLAMKALRKKNGEYLNDRDVFLTIFQTPPYHRRPKYFIDHKVWYQDYLQRESLEINEDVAAVEKGLDETPNFTEGIVRKKTVFVDKLPDDTSILDIINFFKDVREEIIRVRLIVDGRGEHVGCCFVEMATAHAAKKAVRKNYNTSKSCVYATEIAAPYPFQPKYKLADLAEKLWYEDNLHQKSLCSQKPKPNLNENKPKKTTFPDDE; via the exons ATGGCCGACAAAGCTAATTTACTGGGTAAACGAAAGGCGGAGTATGGTTTGAAGACAGAACCGCTTCTGAGGAGGCATAAGGAGAAAGAGACTAGGCAAGGATTAGATGATAGTACTCTCAAAGGAACAGCAGGAGAGTTGTCGGAGACAAAGGCCGATGAGTCTAATTTAATCTCAGAAAAGGAG GAGGAGACAGTGGAAGAAAGACTTGATGAAATTCCTGAG GAATTTTCAAAGATCCTCTTTGTTGCAAATCTCTCTCGCCAAACTGAAACTTCAGATAT CATTGATTTCTTCAAAGATGTCGGACAAGTTGTTCGTGTTCGTCTCCCGCAACTCGCCCGGGGCAAGCATGTGGGTTATGGTTTTGTTGAATTTGCTTCTTCTAACGAAGCAAAGATG GCGTTGGAAAAGAAGAACCGTGAATCTTTGCATAATAACAAGATTATTCTAGATGAAGCTCCCGATTTCGTTGAG GAAGCTGCCGTACCAGTAAAGACTCTGTTTATTGCCTCTTTATCTCGCCATTCAACTAAAATATCAGATAT CATCGACTTCTTCAAAGATGTTGGACAAGTGGTTCGTGTTCGACTTGATATCAACGAAAGAGACAAGTTTCTTTGCTGTGGCTATGTTGAGTTTGCTTCTGCCAACCAGGCAAATAAG GCCCTGCAAAATAAGAACGGTGAATATTTGCACGATCGCAAGATTATTCTTGCTGATCGCAGTGGAGCTAGTTTCCTTCCACCCAA gtTTTGTGTGGACCACAAGGTTTG GTTCGAAGAAGAAGACTTCCTTCAAGAAGAAAGCCTTCCGTTAGACTCTATCCAAGATGTGGCGGCGATGGAAGAAAGACCTGACGAAACTCCCCATTCTGCTAATAAG GACGTACTCCTAATTGCCAATCTTTCTCCCCAAACAACTAAAACAGAACATAT CATCCGTTTCTTCGAAGATGTTGGAAGTGTTGTTTCAGTTCGCCTTATTGTAGACCACGAGTGTAAGCATGTGGGCTATGGCTTTGTTGAATTTGCTTCTTCTTACCAAGCAGAGAAG GCTCTGAAAGAGTTGAATGGTGAATATTTGCATGATCACAAGATTCTGTTGATGAGAGGACTTGATGATGAAACTCCCCATTCTCTTGAG GAAGCTGCCACTGTAAGAAATAAGACGCTCTTTGTTTCCGGTCTCTCTCGCCGAACCAAAATATCAGAAAT CATCAATTTCTTTAAAGATGTTGGAGAAGTTGTTCATGTTCGACTTATTGTAGACCGCTGGGGTAACCTTCAGGGGAAAGGCTTTGTTGAGTTTGCTTCTGCTAACTTGGCAATGAAG GCGCTGAGAAAGAAAAACGGTGAATATTTGAACGATAGGGATGTTTTCCTTACTATTTTTCAGACACCTCCATACCACCGACGACCCAA gtACTTCATAGATCACAAGGTTTG GTACCAAGACTACCTTCAACGTGAAAGCCTTGAGATAAACGAAGATGTGGCGGCAGTGGAAAAAGGACTCGATGAAACCCCCAATTTTACTGAG GGAATTGTAAGAAAAAAGACAGTCTTTGTTGACAAACTCCCTGACGACACAAGCATATTAGATAT CATCAACTTCTTCAAAGATGTTCGAGAAGAAATTATTCGTGTTCGACTTATTGTAGACGGCAGAGGTGAACATGTGGGCTGTTGCTTTGTTGAGATGGCTACTGCCCACGCAGCGAAGAAG GCGGTGCGGAAGAATTATAACACTAGCAAGTCTTGTGTTTACGCTACTGAGATAGCTGCTCCATATCCTTTCCAACCCAA GTACAAGCTTGCAGACCTTGCCGAGAAACTTTG GTACGAAGATAACCTGCACCAAAAAAGCCTTTGTAGTCAAAAGCCCAAACCCAATCTGAATGAAAACAAGCCTAAGAAGACAACCTTCCCTGACGATGAGTGA
- the LOC108840311 gene encoding polyadenylate-binding protein, cytoplasmic and nuclear isoform X2 produces the protein MADKANLLGKRKAEYGLKTEPLLRRHKEKETRQGLDDSTLKGTAGELSETKADESNLISEKEEETVEERLDEIPEEFSKILFVANLSRQTETSDIIDFFKDVGQVVRVRLPQLARGKHVGYGFVEFASSNEAKMALEKKNRESLHNNKIILDEAPDFVEEAAVPVKTLFIASLSRHSTKISDIIDFFKDVGQVVRVRLDINERDKFLCCGYVEFASANQANKALQNKNGEYLHDRKIILADRSGASFLPPKFCVDHKVWFEEEDFLQEESLPLDSIQDVAAMEERPDETPHSANKDVLLIANLSPQTTKTEHIIRFFEDVGSVVSVRLIVDHECKHVGYGFVEFASSYQAEKALKELNGEYLHDHKILLMRGLDDETPHSLEEAATVRNKTLFVSGLSRRTKISEIINFFKDVGEVVHVRLIVDRWGNLQGKGFVEFASANLAMKALRKKNGEYLNDRDVFLTIFQTPPYHRRPKYFIDHKVWYQDYLQRESLEINEDVAAVEKGLDETPNFTEGIVRKKTVFVDKLPDDTSILDIINFFKDVREEIIRVRLIVDGRGEHVGCCFVEMATAHAAKKAVRKNYNTSKSFPTQVQACRPCRETLVRR, from the exons ATGGCCGACAAAGCTAATTTACTGGGTAAACGAAAGGCGGAGTATGGTTTGAAGACAGAACCGCTTCTGAGGAGGCATAAGGAGAAAGAGACTAGGCAAGGATTAGATGATAGTACTCTCAAAGGAACAGCAGGAGAGTTGTCGGAGACAAAGGCCGATGAGTCTAATTTAATCTCAGAAAAGGAG GAGGAGACAGTGGAAGAAAGACTTGATGAAATTCCTGAG GAATTTTCAAAGATCCTCTTTGTTGCAAATCTCTCTCGCCAAACTGAAACTTCAGATAT CATTGATTTCTTCAAAGATGTCGGACAAGTTGTTCGTGTTCGTCTCCCGCAACTCGCCCGGGGCAAGCATGTGGGTTATGGTTTTGTTGAATTTGCTTCTTCTAACGAAGCAAAGATG GCGTTGGAAAAGAAGAACCGTGAATCTTTGCATAATAACAAGATTATTCTAGATGAAGCTCCCGATTTCGTTGAG GAAGCTGCCGTACCAGTAAAGACTCTGTTTATTGCCTCTTTATCTCGCCATTCAACTAAAATATCAGATAT CATCGACTTCTTCAAAGATGTTGGACAAGTGGTTCGTGTTCGACTTGATATCAACGAAAGAGACAAGTTTCTTTGCTGTGGCTATGTTGAGTTTGCTTCTGCCAACCAGGCAAATAAG GCCCTGCAAAATAAGAACGGTGAATATTTGCACGATCGCAAGATTATTCTTGCTGATCGCAGTGGAGCTAGTTTCCTTCCACCCAA gtTTTGTGTGGACCACAAGGTTTG GTTCGAAGAAGAAGACTTCCTTCAAGAAGAAAGCCTTCCGTTAGACTCTATCCAAGATGTGGCGGCGATGGAAGAAAGACCTGACGAAACTCCCCATTCTGCTAATAAG GACGTACTCCTAATTGCCAATCTTTCTCCCCAAACAACTAAAACAGAACATAT CATCCGTTTCTTCGAAGATGTTGGAAGTGTTGTTTCAGTTCGCCTTATTGTAGACCACGAGTGTAAGCATGTGGGCTATGGCTTTGTTGAATTTGCTTCTTCTTACCAAGCAGAGAAG GCTCTGAAAGAGTTGAATGGTGAATATTTGCATGATCACAAGATTCTGTTGATGAGAGGACTTGATGATGAAACTCCCCATTCTCTTGAG GAAGCTGCCACTGTAAGAAATAAGACGCTCTTTGTTTCCGGTCTCTCTCGCCGAACCAAAATATCAGAAAT CATCAATTTCTTTAAAGATGTTGGAGAAGTTGTTCATGTTCGACTTATTGTAGACCGCTGGGGTAACCTTCAGGGGAAAGGCTTTGTTGAGTTTGCTTCTGCTAACTTGGCAATGAAG GCGCTGAGAAAGAAAAACGGTGAATATTTGAACGATAGGGATGTTTTCCTTACTATTTTTCAGACACCTCCATACCACCGACGACCCAA gtACTTCATAGATCACAAGGTTTG GTACCAAGACTACCTTCAACGTGAAAGCCTTGAGATAAACGAAGATGTGGCGGCAGTGGAAAAAGGACTCGATGAAACCCCCAATTTTACTGAG GGAATTGTAAGAAAAAAGACAGTCTTTGTTGACAAACTCCCTGACGACACAAGCATATTAGATAT CATCAACTTCTTCAAAGATGTTCGAGAAGAAATTATTCGTGTTCGACTTATTGTAGACGGCAGAGGTGAACATGTGGGCTGTTGCTTTGTTGAGATGGCTACTGCCCACGCAGCGAAGAAG GCGGTGCGGAAGAATTATAACACTAGCAAG TCCTTTCCAACCCAA GTACAAGCTTGCAGACCTTGCCGAGAAACTTTG GTACGAAGATAA
- the LOC108841213 gene encoding zinc finger CCCH domain-containing protein 62-like, giving the protein MCLTSYTLVCYGSRKRFEIPKCKRLQSVPEKAWSQIIWHKSSFFIERILEHWRIRDGRGESLYPRSSFAINCKGDVCKGDIVLFTQMVHHKYEKMKGSEDIMGIRTVAGKVVKESYGTAKQQHTFTIEVLWCEGMQKLPPLYPLLVKGRNLYGLLTLRQRWANEEDRVKVLSEKHCRGAAARKVMRERKIKSGYVHKGEIRSSSWFYTSHIHF; this is encoded by the exons ATGTGTCTGACTTCTTACACTCTCGTGTGTTATGGTAGCCGGAAACGATTTGAAATCCCTAAATGTAAAAGACTGCAAAGCGTACCTGAGAAAGCATGGTCTCAGATTATCTGGCACAAAAGCAGTTTTTTTATTGAGAGAATTCTTGAGCATTGGAG GATAAGAGATGGGAGGGGAGAATCACTTTATCCAAGATCATCTTTTGCTATAAACTGTAAAG GTGATGTTTGCAAAGGAGACATTGTTTTGTTTACACAAATGGTTCATCACAA GTACGAAAAGATGAAAGGGAGTGAGGATATTATGGGGATAAGAACTGTCGCTGGCAAGGTTGTTAAAGAAAGCTACGGTACTGCTAAACAGCAACACACTTTCACT ATTGAAGTCCTTTGGTGCGAGGGGATGCAGAAATTGCCTCCGTTGTACCCTTTACTAGTGAAAGGACGGAATCTCTATGGGTTACTGACCTTGAGGCAG CGATGGGCTAATGAAGAAGACAGGGTAAAGGTTCTTTCTGAAAAACATTGCCGTGGTGCCGCAGCAAGGAAGGTTATGAGAGAAAGGAAAATAAAGTCAGGCTATGTCCATAAAGGTGAGATTCGGTCATCTTCTTGGTTTTATACATCACATATACATTTCTAG